In a genomic window of Sulfurimonas denitrificans DSM 1251:
- a CDS encoding tetrahydrodipicolinate N-succinyltransferase N-terminal domain-containing protein, whose protein sequence is MEIIQTTEAFKALVQDIKTSINGYKEPLAFGVCRVDMGQLNLEKTLQATYPVINWNENFGSAAIFIKALQEQGVEIDFTQSEVICNINKAFLKSCLNAFSPYSEEAYGDAHKNIQVISALYNQIATSGSKDGEFKVTFIFADEPLKSVEATYLKLYALSQAKVEIRSINLNGAFGALPNVAWSNGKPLELDYLREFEIELKLANEYPHIEFVDKFPRFLQHIIPADNTRILDTSKVRFGAQLAAGTTVMPGASYVNFNAGTTGAVMVEGRISSSAVVGAGSDIGGGASILGVLSGTDGNPITIGKNTLLGANSTCGIPLGDGCIIDGGLAVFAGTKFHINDAELIELKKVNPNTKFDNYMKGWELAGLHGLHFRQNSLNGQYVVQRSTREIKLNTDLH, encoded by the coding sequence ATGGAAATCATTCAAACTACAGAGGCTTTTAAAGCGCTTGTTCAAGATATTAAAACATCAATCAATGGTTATAAAGAACCTTTGGCTTTTGGTGTATGTAGAGTAGATATGGGGCAGCTAAACCTTGAAAAAACACTTCAGGCAACGTACCCAGTAATTAATTGGAATGAAAATTTTGGTAGTGCCGCTATTTTTATTAAGGCACTTCAAGAGCAAGGTGTCGAGATAGATTTTACTCAAAGTGAAGTAATATGTAATATTAATAAAGCTTTTTTAAAGAGCTGTTTAAATGCTTTTTCTCCATATTCAGAGGAAGCATATGGTGATGCTCATAAAAATATACAAGTTATATCTGCTCTTTACAACCAAATAGCTACAAGTGGCTCTAAAGATGGTGAGTTTAAAGTAACATTTATTTTTGCTGATGAACCGCTAAAGAGCGTTGAAGCGACATATTTAAAGCTATATGCACTCTCACAAGCGAAAGTTGAAATTAGAAGCATAAATCTAAACGGTGCTTTTGGGGCACTTCCAAATGTTGCATGGTCAAATGGAAAACCGCTTGAATTAGATTATCTTCGTGAGTTTGAAATAGAGTTGAAACTGGCAAATGAGTATCCACATATAGAATTTGTTGATAAATTTCCAAGGTTCCTTCAACATATTATTCCAGCTGACAACACTCGCATCCTAGATACATCAAAAGTGAGATTTGGCGCACAATTAGCTGCAGGGACTACTGTAATGCCTGGTGCTTCTTATGTTAATTTTAACGCTGGAACAACAGGAGCTGTAATGGTTGAGGGAAGAATCTCAAGTTCTGCCGTTGTTGGTGCTGGGAGTGATATCGGTGGTGGTGCTTCTATACTTGGTGTTCTTAGCGGAACAGATGGAAATCCTATAACTATCGGTAAAAATACACTTCTTGGTGCAAACTCTACATGTGGTATTCCATTAGGTGATGGTTGTATTATTGATGGTGGTTTAGCAGTTTTTGCTGGAACAAAGTTTCATATCAATGATGCAGAGCTAATTGAACTCAAAAAAGTAAATCCAAATACTAAATTTGACAACTATATGAAAGGGTGGGAACTTGCAGGATTGCATGGTCTTCACTTTAGACAAAACTCTCTAAATGGGCAATATGTTGTTCAAAGAAGCACTAGAGAAATTAAGCTAAATACCGATTTACATTAA
- a CDS encoding NlpC/P60 family N-terminal domain-containing protein, with protein sequence MRYFFIIFSILLFGGCSLYVSKPELKKSISKPSEIYDLTTIPQDATYFSKFIENNNSFYEIQQKYSSKYFSVWNMDKPRESIESIIWPFIVFTPKRSYGENLQPLEQGFFDEMIESASFEDYATLNKKGLTLREVDLRAFPTIRPLLKDPSLAGEGFPFDYLQNSTVHANSPIFISHYSKNRDWAYIFSSFASGWIKANEFVILEEDDRDFWQNAEQIYIIKEGVAIYDAERDFLYKSKIGMSFAVVSEDEISYKVLTVASHIGTRAIYSTSIISKEIATKEVMRLNVNNLPNIVKEVSKTNYGWGGMYEQRDCSSMLRDMFAPFGIWLPRNSYQQSRVGRVISLKDMNEDEKIRVIKEKAVPFQTLLYKKGHIVLYVGTYNENIVVFHNTWGIKTKKDGVEGRLVIGRAIFSTLKLGEELQSYDNDSELLKNIISMNIITE encoded by the coding sequence ATGAGATATTTTTTTATAATTTTTTCTATATTGTTATTTGGCGGATGTTCACTATATGTAAGTAAACCTGAGCTTAAAAAAAGTATCTCAAAGCCATCAGAGATATATGATTTAACAACTATTCCTCAAGATGCAACATATTTTTCTAAATTTATAGAGAATAACAACTCTTTTTATGAGATTCAACAAAAATATAGTTCTAAGTACTTTAGTGTTTGGAATATGGATAAGCCAAGAGAGAGTATAGAATCTATTATATGGCCTTTTATTGTGTTTACTCCAAAGAGAAGTTATGGAGAAAATTTACAACCCCTAGAGCAAGGTTTCTTTGATGAGATGATAGAGAGTGCCTCATTTGAAGATTATGCAACATTAAATAAAAAAGGATTAACTCTAAGAGAAGTTGATCTAAGAGCATTTCCAACCATTAGACCATTATTAAAAGACCCATCTCTTGCTGGAGAGGGTTTCCCTTTTGACTACCTTCAAAATAGTACAGTACATGCAAATAGTCCTATTTTTATCTCACACTACTCAAAAAATAGGGATTGGGCTTATATCTTTAGCAGTTTTGCATCAGGCTGGATTAAAGCTAATGAATTTGTAATCTTAGAAGAAGATGATAGAGATTTTTGGCAAAATGCAGAGCAGATTTATATAATAAAAGAGGGTGTAGCTATTTATGATGCCGAGAGAGATTTTTTGTATAAATCAAAAATAGGTATGAGTTTTGCGGTTGTATCAGAAGATGAAATAAGCTATAAGGTATTAACCGTTGCTTCGCATATAGGCACAAGAGCTATTTATTCAACCTCTATAATTTCTAAAGAGATAGCGACAAAAGAGGTTATGAGATTAAATGTAAATAACCTGCCAAACATAGTAAAAGAGGTTTCAAAAACAAACTATGGGTGGGGTGGAATGTACGAGCAGAGGGATTGCTCTTCTATGCTTCGAGATATGTTTGCTCCCTTTGGTATATGGCTGCCAAGAAACTCATATCAGCAGAGTAGAGTAGGGAGAGTTATCTCCCTAAAAGATATGAACGAGGATGAGAAAATTAGAGTTATAAAAGAAAAAGCAGTTCCATTTCAAACCCTGCTTTATAAAAAAGGGCATATAGTTTTATATGTGGGAACATATAACGAAAATATAGTAGTTTTTCATAATACATGGGGCATAAAAACAAAAAAAGATGGTGTTGAGGGCAGATTAGTTATTGGTCGGGCAATTTTTAGTACTTTAAAACTTGGAGAAGAGCTACAAAGTTATGATAATGATTCAGAGCTTTTAAAAAATATAATAAGTATGAATATCATAACAGAGTAG
- a CDS encoding LexA family transcriptional regulator, whose translation MKNFLDIVEEIKSIVSSQYSGKKIYDKDVADILGISQMNFATMKKRNKIPFGELLDFCALKSISINWLLYGQSPESLVEATNRFFMIKYFSDVSASAGGGAELENESNEMIKIPQEFVAMLGGERELKHIEAINVSGDSMEPTFSYNDIVFINRDKKDLQRGGIFTIRTESGLFIKRVQKRIDGKIDVISDNPIYSTQTLNLGEIEVIGRVVSRFGNVD comes from the coding sequence ATGAAAAATTTTCTTGATATTGTTGAAGAGATAAAAAGTATTGTTTCTAGTCAATACAGTGGGAAAAAAATATATGACAAAGATGTCGCTGATATACTTGGAATCTCTCAGATGAATTTTGCTACGATGAAAAAAAGGAACAAAATTCCATTTGGAGAACTTTTAGATTTTTGTGCCTTAAAATCTATATCTATAAATTGGCTTCTTTATGGGCAATCACCAGAGAGCCTCGTGGAAGCTACGAATAGATTTTTTATGATTAAATATTTTAGCGATGTAAGTGCTTCTGCTGGTGGTGGGGCTGAACTTGAAAATGAATCAAACGAGATGATTAAAATTCCTCAAGAGTTTGTAGCAATGCTAGGCGGGGAGAGAGAGCTTAAACATATAGAGGCTATAAACGTCTCTGGAGACTCTATGGAGCCAACTTTTAGCTACAACGATATAGTTTTTATCAATAGAGATAAAAAGGATCTTCAAAGAGGTGGGATTTTTACGATTAGAACGGAATCTGGGCTATTTATAAAGAGAGTTCAAAAAAGAATAGATGGAAAAATAGATGTAATTTCAGATAACCCAATTTACTCAACACAGACATTAAATCTTGGTGAGATAGAGGTAATAGGACGAGTGGTAAGTAGATTTGGAAATGTTGACTAA
- a CDS encoding tRNA (cytidine(34)-2'-O)-methyltransferase, producing MFNLVLVNPQIPNNTGAIGRLCVNAGASLHIIKPIAFDIDEKAVRRAGLDYWHKLDLHVWESLEDFFKNNNIINNAHFATTKTDKPYFEANFSDGDYIFFGSETAGIPEEILTKYKEQNITIPMTKEGRSLNLAISTGIVLYEAIRQNYTIFLENV from the coding sequence ATGTTTAACCTAGTCCTTGTAAATCCGCAAATCCCAAATAATACTGGCGCAATAGGAAGACTCTGTGTAAATGCTGGAGCCTCTTTACATATCATAAAACCTATAGCTTTTGATATAGATGAAAAAGCAGTACGCCGAGCAGGACTCGATTATTGGCATAAGTTAGATTTACATGTATGGGAGAGTCTTGAAGATTTTTTCAAAAATAATAATATAATAAATAATGCTCATTTTGCAACTACAAAAACTGATAAACCATATTTTGAAGCAAATTTTAGTGATGGAGACTATATTTTTTTTGGAAGTGAGACTGCTGGGATTCCAGAAGAGATACTAACTAAATATAAAGAACAAAACATAACTATCCCTATGACAAAAGAGGGTAGAAGCCTAAATCTTGCAATAAGTACAGGTATCGTTTTGTATGAAGCTATAAGACAAAATTACACTATTTTTTTGGAGAATGTATGA
- the purU gene encoding formyltetrahydrofolate deformylase codes for MSQYRVLIDANDEKGLVHKVSTVFYQNSFNILTNSEFVDSENNKFFMRSVVEGDMPLDELYQSIVSVMPPSANIDVIAPKNKNIVIMATKEMHALGDILVRHEAGELEANILCVISNYAELGSFVEKFNIPFIEISHVGLDRQEHEEKIIDTLAKFDNIDYIVLAKYMRILTPKFVEIYENRVINIHHSFLPAFIGANPYKQAYERGVKIIGATSHFVNNNLDEGPIIAQEVIHVNHANGWRDMQRMGKDVEKIVLSRALRLALEDRIFVYANKTVIF; via the coding sequence ATGAGCCAATACAGAGTACTTATAGATGCAAATGATGAAAAAGGTTTGGTACACAAAGTATCAACTGTTTTTTATCAAAATAGTTTTAATATTCTCACAAATAGTGAATTTGTTGATAGTGAAAATAATAAATTTTTTATGAGAAGCGTTGTTGAGGGAGATATGCCACTTGATGAGTTATATCAGTCAATTGTTAGTGTAATGCCACCTAGTGCAAATATAGATGTAATTGCACCAAAAAATAAAAATATAGTTATTATGGCTACAAAAGAGATGCACGCACTTGGCGATATTTTAGTACGACATGAAGCAGGAGAGCTTGAAGCAAATATTTTATGTGTTATTTCAAACTACGCAGAATTAGGTTCTTTTGTAGAGAAGTTTAATATACCTTTTATTGAAATCTCACATGTAGGATTAGATAGACAAGAGCATGAAGAGAAGATTATAGATACTCTAGCAAAGTTTGATAATATTGACTATATTGTTTTAGCAAAATATATGAGAATTTTAACACCAAAATTTGTAGAAATATATGAAAACAGAGTTATAAATATACATCACTCTTTTTTACCAGCATTTATAGGTGCAAATCCATATAAACAGGCTTATGAAAGAGGTGTAAAAATCATCGGTGCTACATCACACTTTGTAAATAACAACCTAGATGAAGGTCCAATTATCGCTCAAGAAGTTATACATGTAAACCATGCCAATGGCTGGAGAGATATGCAACGCATGGGCAAAGATGTTGAAAAAATTGTATTATCACGCGCACTCAGACTAGCGCTAGAAGATAGAATTTTTGTATATGCAAATAAAACTGTAATTTTTTAA
- a CDS encoding CiaD-like domain-containing protein, translating to MELKDMILSTLAELEDMKPDIDNHQISKNEFKLKIKEDVRAEIEPEPEQVLSNEMMFLTSMRERLLVLFEGFQAPNNTNIEAKVDMTLNFLEYVLVTIDSRVEELERGSRR from the coding sequence ATGGAACTAAAAGATATGATTCTCTCAACTTTAGCAGAACTTGAAGATATGAAACCTGATATTGACAACCACCAGATAAGCAAAAATGAATTTAAACTAAAAATTAAAGAAGATGTAAGAGCAGAGATAGAACCTGAGCCTGAGCAAGTTCTTAGTAATGAGATGATGTTTTTGACATCCATGAGAGAGAGACTTCTCGTACTTTTTGAGGGATTTCAAGCACCAAATAACACAAATATAGAAGCTAAAGTAGATATGACACTAAATTTTTTAGAGTATGTTTTAGTAACAATTGATTCAAGAGTAGAAGAGTTAGAGCGAGGAAGCCGCAGATGA